In Magnetococcales bacterium, the DNA window AAGAATCCCGAGCCGATCCGTCTCGCACTTGCAGTTTACATGCCATCGAGTGAGAAACCCATGCCCATTGCTCCGCTGATCGAACGCGCCCAGGTTCTGGTTGAAGCTCTTCCCTACATGCGTCGTTTCGCCAACGCCACGCTGGTGATCAAGTATGGCGGTCACGCCATGGTGGAGGAGTCGCTCAAGGCCTCTTTCGCCCAGGATGTCATTCTGCTCAAGCAGGTGGGCATCCATCCGGTGGTGGTTCACGGGGGCGGGCCGCAGATCGGGCGCACCATGGAACGCATGGGGTTGGTGCCTCGGTTCATCGATGGTCTGCGGTTTACCGATCAGGAGACCGTCGATGTGGTGGAGATGGTGCTGGCGGGCAAGATCAACAAGGACATCGTCAATCTGATCAACCGTCACGGGGGACGGGCGGCGGGGTTGTCGGGCAAGGATGGTCACACCATTCAGGCGCGCAAGAAGACCCATGTGCGCAAGGGGCCCGATGTGGAGGTGCCGGAGATCATCGATCTGGGCCTGGTGGGTGAGGTGACGCGCATCGACACCGGGTTGCTGGAGATGTTCCGCCGCTCGGACATCATTCCGGTGGTGGCGCCGGTCGGGGTCGGCAATGATGGGGAGACCTACAACATCAACGCCGATCATGTGGCGGGTCATCTGGCCATGGCGCTCAAGGCGGAGAAGTTGATTCTGCTGACGGATGTGGCCGGGGTGATGGATGCCACGGGCAAGCTGATCGCCTCGCTGGCGGCGGAAGGCACGCAGCGGCTGATTGGGGAAGGGGTCATCAAGGGGGGCATGATTCCCAAGGTGGAGACCTGTTTGCAGGCGGTCAACCACGGGGTGGGCGCGGCGCACGTCATCGACGGGCGGGTGGCGCATGCTCTGTTGCTGGAAATATTTACCGATCAAGGGGTGGGCACGGTATTTCGTTCCTCCGCGCCGCGCGCGCCGCGCTATCCCGAAGGGCCGATGTCGGCTTGAAAGTCAATACGGGGGTCCGGGGGGGATTATCCCCCCCGGCGGGGTTCGGGGCGGAGCCCC includes these proteins:
- the argB gene encoding acetylglutamate kinase, with the protein product MPIAPLIERAQVLVEALPYMRRFANATLVIKYGGHAMVEESLKASFAQDVILLKQVGIHPVVVHGGGPQIGRTMERMGLVPRFIDGLRFTDQETVDVVEMVLAGKINKDIVNLINRHGGRAAGLSGKDGHTIQARKKTHVRKGPDVEVPEIIDLGLVGEVTRIDTGLLEMFRRSDIIPVVAPVGVGNDGETYNINADHVAGHLAMALKAEKLILLTDVAGVMDATGKLIASLAAEGTQRLIGEGVIKGGMIPKVETCLQAVNHGVGAAHVIDGRVAHALLLEIFTDQGVGTVFRSSAPRAPRYPEGPMSA